The following coding sequences are from one Bifidobacterium sp. window:
- the mscL gene encoding large conductance mechanosensitive channel protein MscL — MASSSNSAHRMTDRALNASHQLSALTDKGPLGGFKKFISRGSMVDMAVGVVMGSAVTAVVTSIVKSFISPLIAMIFGKADMSKLLTISYNNATISFGAIIGELINFLIIAAAVYFCIILPINKLRDMTRAASGVEEEDSAAEPSPEEQTVILLQEIRDQLNNGASGNSVPGNSAPFTPSQH, encoded by the coding sequence ATGGCTTCATCGAGCAATTCAGCACATCGTATGACTGATAGAGCGCTCAACGCCTCTCATCAGCTTTCAGCTCTGACAGACAAGGGACCTTTGGGAGGGTTCAAGAAATTCATTTCCCGCGGGTCGATGGTTGATATGGCTGTCGGCGTGGTTATGGGCTCAGCGGTAACTGCAGTAGTCACATCCATTGTGAAATCATTCATCAGCCCATTAATCGCCATGATTTTTGGAAAAGCCGATATGTCAAAGCTTCTGACGATTTCCTATAACAACGCCACCATCTCATTTGGCGCGATTATCGGAGAACTCATTAACTTCTTGATTATCGCCGCTGCAGTGTACTTCTGCATTATTCTGCCAATCAATAAGTTGCGTGACATGACCCGCGCTGCCTCTGGCGTCGAAGAAGAAGATTCCGCAGCCGAACCAAGCCCTGAAGAGCAGACAGTTATCCTGCTTCAGGAGATTCGCGACCAACTAAACAATGGTGCTTCAGGCAACTCAGTGCCTGGTAATTCGGCGCCATTTACTCCTTCTCAGCACTAA
- a CDS encoding SAF domain-containing protein codes for MMNFQLRHNDLPLTDSLKHRRIRYQARRLACAMLASLSLFTLMQYLSSIASDTSPLVVASSDIQQGDALKQSSLQLIQAPQSDVFRQAFTTVGEVENLIARTEISRGQAIYRNAVTTSVETPNGLTKLRVNLASIPSDLHPGDHVTLVTSGSCTESDHGEEASLCTLSEDAQVLNISKDEEDSGLFSSVSTDNPSYNAVEFVLSPQEALAIIARQQEGPILAVDIQ; via the coding sequence ATGATGAACTTTCAACTACGCCATAATGATTTGCCACTGACAGACAGTTTGAAACACCGTCGCATTCGTTACCAAGCCAGAAGATTGGCTTGCGCTATGCTGGCATCCCTCAGCCTCTTCACGTTAATGCAGTACCTTTCCTCAATCGCCTCTGACACTAGTCCACTGGTTGTTGCGAGCAGTGATATTCAGCAGGGCGATGCCCTGAAACAGTCATCTCTCCAACTCATCCAAGCACCACAAAGCGATGTGTTTCGTCAGGCCTTCACCACAGTTGGCGAGGTGGAGAATCTGATTGCTCGCACTGAAATTTCTCGAGGGCAGGCGATATATCGTAATGCAGTCACCACGAGTGTTGAAACCCCCAATGGGCTCACAAAACTCAGAGTCAATCTGGCAAGTATCCCCAGTGATTTACATCCTGGCGACCACGTTACATTGGTCACTTCTGGGAGTTGTACCGAATCAGATCATGGCGAAGAAGCAAGCTTATGCACTCTCAGTGAAGATGCCCAAGTGCTGAACATCAGCAAAGACGAGGAGGATTCTGGCTTATTCTCATCGGTTTCCACAGATAATCCGAGCTATAACGCTGTCGAGTTTGTGTTGTCACCTCAAGAAGCGTTGGCCATCATTGCCCGACAACAAGAAGGGCCTATCCTAGCCGTAGATATCCAGTAA
- a CDS encoding FmdB family zinc ribbon protein, translating into MPTYHYRCKSCQYDFTQYQSFDDQPITVCPRCGEEQVRKVFSAVPIEFKGHGFYRTDGGSSSSKK; encoded by the coding sequence GTGCCTACCTACCATTACCGTTGCAAAAGCTGCCAGTATGACTTCACGCAATATCAGTCATTCGACGACCAGCCCATCACTGTATGCCCTCGTTGTGGCGAGGAGCAAGTGCGTAAGGTGTTTTCTGCAGTACCCATCGAGTTCAAAGGTCACGGTTTTTATCGAACTGATGGTGGTTCAAGCAGTTCAAAGAAGTAA
- a CDS encoding 5-formyltetrahydrofolate cyclo-ligase — translation MRSQLSASDDHIGKDHVQKKQVQADKQRARIAALAIRSKLSAEQCLEAGTSLANRVMHSSLITTANTVAAYVSMGTEISTFPLLATLLSQQKRVLVPRLGAGRDVLWGVLDDVATMHNMGSHRPQEPETDLLPPESVQGAEVIFVPALAVDSSGNRLGRGAAWYDEALTHRRKTALTVAVCWPWEFRSDVVPSQDHDVRMDAVLTPESFTLLASNKSYDKK, via the coding sequence ATGAGATCTCAACTCAGTGCATCAGATGACCACATAGGAAAAGACCACGTGCAGAAGAAGCAAGTACAAGCGGACAAACAGCGAGCACGAATTGCAGCTCTGGCAATTCGGTCCAAACTCAGCGCCGAACAGTGTCTCGAGGCAGGCACGAGCTTGGCCAATCGCGTGATGCACTCCTCATTAATCACCACTGCCAACACTGTCGCCGCCTATGTCTCTATGGGTACAGAAATATCTACATTTCCTCTGCTCGCCACTCTGCTCAGCCAACAGAAGCGTGTCTTAGTGCCACGTCTCGGTGCGGGTCGTGACGTGTTGTGGGGAGTTCTGGACGACGTTGCCACCATGCACAATATGGGCTCTCACAGACCTCAAGAACCAGAAACAGACTTACTACCTCCTGAGTCTGTGCAGGGCGCTGAAGTCATCTTTGTCCCAGCTCTAGCTGTTGATTCCAGCGGCAATCGCTTGGGACGTGGTGCTGCTTGGTACGACGAAGCATTAACACATCGTCGCAAAACTGCACTAACTGTTGCGGTATGTTGGCCTTGGGAGTTTCGATCAGACGTAGTACCTTCACAAGATCATGATGTCCGAATGGATGCTGTATTAACACCCGAATCTTTCACGCTGCTAGCCTCTAACAAGTCATACGACAAGAAGTAG
- a CDS encoding GNAT family N-acetyltransferase: MSVFQSLKSVLQLHPSDVALRIPDEINAPAGVEPLSLQRLTLEDQVEWNDVRWRNSEWLKPWESGDPMQGPSMSFAQWVHKEKQSEEAGNGVVFLMKYRGQIVGQLSIGAITYGSMRTATLGYWIDERWAGHGFTPLAVAMASDWAILDPQGPQLHRIEIAILPENQRSKRVVEKLQLRYEGLRTKYMFINGVWRDHEVYVLMPEDIQEPLIQRLQS, translated from the coding sequence ATGTCCGTGTTTCAATCGTTGAAGTCGGTGTTGCAGCTCCACCCCAGTGATGTGGCTCTGCGCATTCCTGACGAGATTAATGCTCCTGCAGGGGTTGAGCCCTTGAGTTTGCAACGCCTAACCCTTGAGGATCAGGTGGAGTGGAATGATGTCCGTTGGCGTAACAGCGAATGGCTAAAACCTTGGGAATCTGGTGACCCAATGCAGGGGCCGAGTATGAGCTTTGCTCAGTGGGTGCACAAGGAGAAGCAGAGTGAAGAAGCCGGCAATGGCGTGGTATTCCTGATGAAGTATCGCGGACAGATTGTTGGACAACTCTCAATTGGGGCAATTACCTATGGTTCTATGCGCACAGCGACTTTAGGGTACTGGATAGATGAACGATGGGCAGGTCATGGATTTACTCCTTTAGCCGTGGCAATGGCTAGTGATTGGGCAATACTCGATCCGCAAGGTCCTCAACTGCATCGCATTGAGATTGCCATCCTGCCCGAAAATCAGCGTTCAAAGAGGGTTGTAGAAAAACTGCAGCTTCGCTACGAAGGTTTACGCACGAAATATATGTTCATCAATGGTGTTTGGAGAGACCATGAGGTGTATGTACTGATGCCAGAAGACATACAAGAACCCTTAATACAACGACTACAAAGCTAA